One window of Nocardioides dongkuii genomic DNA carries:
- a CDS encoding DUF427 domain-containing protein yields MRRPRPERPGPGQESVWDYPRPPRVEECSASVVVELGGTVVARTTRSWRVLETSHPPTYYLPRAAYAEGALRACAGSSFCEWKGAAAYFDLVGGPEGDVVSPRAAWTYPDPAPGFAAIAGAVAVMAAGTDRCLVDGEVVVPQPGGFYGGWITSGVVGPFKGIPGSHGW; encoded by the coding sequence GTGCGACGACCACGGCCCGAGCGGCCCGGACCCGGCCAGGAGTCGGTCTGGGACTACCCCCGCCCGCCGCGGGTCGAGGAGTGCTCGGCGTCGGTCGTGGTCGAGCTCGGCGGCACCGTCGTCGCGCGGACGACCCGCTCGTGGCGGGTGCTCGAGACCAGCCACCCGCCGACGTACTACCTGCCGCGGGCGGCGTACGCCGAGGGCGCGCTGCGCGCGTGCGCGGGCAGCTCCTTCTGCGAGTGGAAGGGCGCGGCGGCGTACTTCGACCTGGTCGGGGGCCCCGAGGGCGACGTCGTCTCGCCGCGCGCGGCCTGGACCTACCCCGACCCCGCCCCCGGCTTCGCGGCGATCGCGGGCGCGGTCGCGGTGATGGCCGCCGGCACCGACCGGTGCCTGGTCGACGGCGAGGTCGTCGTGCCGCAACCGGGCGGGTTCTACGGCGGCTGGATCACCTCGGGCGTCGTGGGTCCGTTCAAGGGGATCCCGGGCTCGCACGGCTGGTGA
- a CDS encoding M3 family metallopeptidase gives MTLEPLALPATDDALAWVEGRTTDGLATARRLVDELRAAPPADALDALRQWDEVALQLGNVAAVGSLLSNVHPDEAVRTSCEQAEVEVDRLATELRQDRALYDVFAGLDASGLDEQAARLHGKVLDDFRRAGVDRDDATRARLAEINERLTAIDQEFGRNVRDDVRTVTAAAERYAGLPQDWLDAHPADADGNLTATTDYPDAVPVRMFAHDAGLRHDMSVAFLTRGYPQNEPLLQEMFALRHELATLVGYADWASYDAAVKMIGSGPAIPAFIDRIADAAAAPMERDLAVLMERYRRDHPDATEIPASDATYYQEVVRREQYDVDAQQVRRYFDFAQVRQGLLEVTGRLFGLRYEPVADAPVWHDDVTAYDVWEADGAAPFARIYLDLHPREGKYKHAAQFTLAEGVAGRQLPEGVLVCNFARGLMEHDHVVTLFHEFGHLVHHVLGGRGQWARFAGVATEWDFVEAPSQMLEEWAWDADILRSFATDEDGEPIPAALVERMRAADDYGKGIQARVQMFYAAMSYWFHTDRPADLTAAMKQMQARYSPFPYVEGTHMFASFGHLAGYSSAYYTYMWSLVIAKDLFSAFDPDDLFAPDVARRYRDRVLAPGGAKDAADLVADFLGRPYTFDAYAAWLAR, from the coding sequence GTGACCCTCGAGCCGCTCGCCCTGCCCGCCACCGACGACGCCCTCGCCTGGGTGGAGGGCCGCACGACCGACGGCCTGGCCACGGCCCGGCGCCTGGTCGACGAGCTCCGCGCGGCGCCGCCGGCCGACGCGCTGGACGCGCTGCGGCAGTGGGACGAGGTCGCGCTGCAGCTCGGCAACGTCGCGGCGGTCGGGTCGCTGCTCTCCAACGTGCACCCCGACGAGGCGGTCCGCACCAGCTGCGAGCAGGCCGAGGTCGAGGTCGACCGGCTGGCGACCGAGCTGCGCCAGGACCGGGCCCTGTACGACGTGTTCGCCGGCCTCGACGCCAGCGGGCTCGACGAGCAGGCGGCCCGGCTGCACGGCAAGGTCCTCGACGACTTCCGGCGCGCGGGCGTGGACCGCGACGACGCGACCCGCGCGCGGCTCGCCGAGATCAACGAGCGGCTGACCGCGATCGACCAGGAGTTCGGCCGGAACGTGCGCGACGACGTCCGCACCGTGACCGCGGCCGCCGAGCGGTACGCCGGCCTGCCGCAGGACTGGCTCGACGCGCACCCCGCCGACGCCGACGGCAACCTCACGGCGACGACCGACTACCCCGACGCGGTGCCGGTGCGGATGTTCGCCCACGACGCCGGCCTGCGCCACGACATGAGCGTCGCCTTCCTGACCCGTGGCTACCCGCAGAACGAGCCGCTGCTGCAGGAGATGTTCGCGCTGCGCCACGAGCTGGCGACCCTGGTCGGCTACGCCGACTGGGCGTCGTACGACGCGGCCGTGAAGATGATCGGCTCCGGCCCCGCGATCCCCGCGTTCATCGACCGGATCGCCGACGCCGCGGCCGCGCCGATGGAGCGCGACCTCGCCGTGCTGATGGAGCGCTACCGCCGCGACCACCCCGACGCGACGGAGATCCCGGCCTCCGACGCGACGTACTACCAGGAGGTCGTGCGCCGCGAGCAGTACGACGTCGACGCCCAGCAGGTGCGTCGCTACTTCGACTTCGCCCAGGTGCGCCAGGGGCTGCTCGAGGTGACCGGGCGGCTCTTCGGGCTGCGCTACGAGCCGGTCGCCGACGCGCCAGTCTGGCACGACGACGTCACGGCGTACGACGTGTGGGAGGCCGACGGCGCGGCGCCGTTCGCGCGGATCTACCTCGACCTGCACCCGCGCGAGGGCAAGTACAAGCACGCCGCCCAGTTCACCCTCGCCGAAGGGGTCGCCGGACGGCAGCTGCCCGAGGGGGTGCTGGTCTGCAACTTCGCGCGCGGGCTGATGGAGCACGACCACGTGGTGACGCTGTTCCACGAGTTCGGCCACCTGGTCCACCACGTGCTCGGCGGGCGCGGGCAGTGGGCGCGGTTCGCCGGCGTCGCCACCGAGTGGGACTTCGTCGAGGCCCCCAGCCAGATGCTCGAGGAGTGGGCGTGGGACGCCGACATCCTGCGCAGCTTCGCCACCGACGAGGACGGCGAGCCGATCCCGGCCGCGCTGGTCGAGCGGATGCGCGCCGCCGACGACTACGGCAAGGGGATCCAGGCGCGGGTGCAGATGTTCTACGCCGCGATGTCGTACTGGTTCCACACCGACCGGCCCGCCGACCTCACCGCGGCGATGAAGCAGATGCAGGCGCGCTACTCGCCGTTCCCGTACGTCGAGGGCACCCACATGTTCGCCAGCTTCGGCCACCTCGCCGGCTACTCCTCGGCGTACTACACCTACATGTGGTCGCTGGTCATCGCCAAGGACCTGTTCAGCGCCTTCGACCCCGACGACCTGTTCGCCCCCGACGTCGCCCGCCGCTACCGCGACCGGGTGCTCGCCCCCGGTGGCGCCAAGGACGCCGCCGACCTGGTCGCCGACTTCCTCGGCCGGCCGTACACCTTCGACGCGTACGCCGCGTGGTTGGCGCGGTAG
- a CDS encoding response regulator transcription factor — MIAPIRILLADDEQLIRTALAQLLELEDDLTVVAQAGSGDEAVAVARARELDVAVLDLQMPGTDGISAAEQLLRIHPGCGVVIVTGHGRPGHLKRALTAGVRGFLPKTTSAATLAAVVRSVHAGGRYVDPELSAEAIAAGDSPLTPREADVLELAADGAPVDEIARRASLSPGTVRNYLSSAVTKLGAANRHDAAATARRLGWI; from the coding sequence GTGATCGCTCCGATCCGGATCCTGCTGGCCGACGACGAGCAGCTGATCCGCACCGCGCTCGCCCAGCTCCTCGAGCTCGAGGACGACCTCACCGTCGTCGCCCAGGCCGGCTCCGGCGACGAGGCGGTCGCGGTGGCGCGGGCCCGCGAGCTCGACGTCGCGGTGCTCGACCTGCAGATGCCCGGCACCGACGGCATCTCCGCCGCGGAGCAGCTGCTGCGGATCCACCCCGGCTGCGGGGTCGTCATCGTCACCGGGCACGGCCGCCCCGGCCACCTCAAGCGGGCGCTGACCGCGGGGGTCCGCGGGTTCCTGCCGAAGACCACCTCCGCCGCCACGCTCGCGGCGGTCGTGCGGTCGGTGCACGCCGGCGGCCGGTACGTCGACCCGGAGCTCTCCGCCGAGGCGATCGCCGCCGGCGACAGCCCGCTGACGCCGCGAGAGGCCGACGTACTCGAGCTCGCCGCCGACGGCGCCCCGGTCGACGAGATCGCCCGCCGGGCCTCGCTCTCCCCCGGCACCGTGCGCAACTACCTCTCCAGCGCGGTCACCAAGCTCGGTGCCGCCAACCGGCACGACGCCGCTGCCACTGCTCGCCGGCTGGGGTGGATCTAG
- a CDS encoding RNA polymerase sigma factor produces MSGTAAPGAAIERVFRDEHARVVASLVRRFGDLDVAEDAASEALVAALERWPADGTPPNPGGWLTTTATRKAIDRIRREQQRDAKHQAALVIGDDTPPEPTGVVADDRLRLIFTCCHPALAPEARVALTLRLLGGLTVGEIAAAFLVPETTMAQRITRAKAKIKGARIPFRVPGPDDLAERLGAVLAVVYLVFNEGYLASAGDAPVRAELTDEAVRLGRVLRSLLPEEPEVAGLLALMLLTDARRASRFAGGELVPLPEQDRGGWDRAKIAEGHALVRECLARNRPGQYQLLAAVNAVHTDAPTAADTDWAQVATLYTHLQAIAPSPFVTLNRAVAVAELDGPEVALAEVDRLPLTTYHAWHATRADLLRRLGRSAEARAAYDAAIAATGNSAERAYLTRRRDQLSGP; encoded by the coding sequence GTGAGCGGTACGGCGGCCCCCGGCGCCGCGATCGAGCGGGTCTTCCGCGACGAGCACGCCCGCGTGGTCGCCTCGCTGGTGCGCCGCTTCGGCGACCTCGACGTCGCCGAGGACGCCGCCAGCGAGGCGCTCGTCGCCGCGCTCGAGCGGTGGCCGGCCGACGGCACCCCGCCCAACCCGGGCGGCTGGCTGACGACGACCGCCACCCGCAAGGCCATCGACCGGATCCGCCGCGAGCAGCAGCGCGACGCCAAGCACCAGGCGGCCCTCGTGATCGGCGACGACACCCCGCCCGAGCCGACCGGCGTCGTGGCCGACGACCGGCTCCGGCTGATCTTCACCTGCTGCCACCCGGCGCTCGCGCCCGAGGCCCGGGTGGCGCTCACGCTGCGGCTGCTCGGCGGGCTCACCGTCGGCGAGATCGCCGCGGCGTTCCTCGTGCCGGAGACCACGATGGCCCAGCGGATCACCCGCGCGAAGGCCAAGATCAAGGGCGCCCGGATCCCGTTCCGGGTGCCGGGGCCCGACGACCTCGCCGAGCGGCTGGGCGCCGTCCTCGCGGTGGTCTACCTGGTCTTCAACGAGGGCTACCTCGCCTCCGCGGGCGACGCCCCGGTCCGCGCCGAGCTCACCGACGAGGCGGTCCGGCTCGGCCGGGTGCTGCGGTCCCTGCTCCCCGAGGAGCCGGAGGTCGCCGGGCTGCTCGCGCTGATGCTGCTCACCGACGCGCGCCGCGCGAGCCGGTTCGCCGGCGGCGAGCTGGTCCCGCTGCCCGAGCAGGACCGCGGCGGCTGGGACCGCGCCAAGATCGCCGAGGGGCACGCGCTGGTGCGCGAGTGCCTGGCGCGCAACCGGCCCGGCCAGTACCAGCTGCTCGCCGCCGTGAACGCCGTCCACACGGATGCCCCGACGGCGGCCGACACCGACTGGGCGCAGGTCGCGACGCTCTACACCCACCTGCAGGCGATCGCGCCCAGCCCGTTCGTCACGCTCAACCGGGCGGTCGCGGTCGCGGAGCTCGACGGGCCGGAGGTGGCCCTGGCCGAGGTCGACCGGCTGCCGCTCACGACGTACCACGCCTGGCACGCGACCCGCGCCGACCTGCTGCGCCGGCTCGGCCGCAGCGCCGAGGCCCGCGCGGCGTACGACGCTGCCATCGCCGCGACCGGCAACTCCGCCGAGCGGGCCTACCTGACCCGGCGGCGGGACCAGCTCAGCGGGCCCTGA
- a CDS encoding MFS transporter, with the protein MSRLRSLVADTRPLRNEHFRRLWLANIITVVGAQLTVVAVPAQIYAQTGSSAYVGLTGLFGLVPLVVFGLYGGALADVFDRRTILVVTTIGLIVTSGLFYAQAALGLGNVWLLLCLFAVQQAFFAVNQPTRSALLPKLVGTELLPAANSLNMTVMQAGAIAGPLVAGVLIPVIGFSWLYLIDTLTLIATLSAVVRLPRFGSVTTGGVPGVRAVVDGFAYLRHQPVLLMSFVVDIIAMVFGMPRALFPEIAHLDFGGPDEGGLVFALLFAAIPAGAVLGGVLSGWVSRIDRQGLAVIVCILVWGGAMTGFGLAVGLAEHWRTPMLVAALLMLVVGGAADMASAAFRTSMLLTAATDDMRGRLQGVFIVVVAGGPRVADVAHGASAAAVGTAAAAAGGGVLVVVGTVVAALAVPAFVRYRLSSVR; encoded by the coding sequence GTGTCGCGCCTCCGCAGCCTCGTCGCCGACACCCGCCCGCTGCGCAACGAGCACTTCCGCAGGCTCTGGCTGGCCAACATCATCACGGTCGTCGGCGCCCAGCTCACGGTGGTGGCGGTGCCGGCGCAGATCTACGCCCAGACCGGCTCCTCGGCGTACGTCGGGCTGACCGGGCTGTTCGGCCTGGTGCCGCTCGTCGTCTTCGGCCTGTACGGCGGGGCGCTCGCCGACGTCTTCGACCGGCGCACGATCCTGGTGGTCACCACGATCGGGCTGATCGTGACCAGCGGGCTGTTCTACGCCCAGGCGGCGCTCGGCCTCGGCAACGTGTGGCTGCTGCTGTGCCTGTTCGCGGTGCAGCAGGCGTTCTTCGCGGTCAACCAGCCGACCCGCAGCGCGCTGCTGCCGAAGCTGGTCGGCACCGAGCTGCTGCCCGCGGCGAACTCGCTGAACATGACCGTGATGCAGGCCGGCGCGATCGCCGGGCCGCTGGTCGCGGGCGTGCTGATCCCGGTGATCGGCTTCTCCTGGCTCTACCTCATCGACACCCTCACGCTGATCGCGACGCTGTCCGCCGTGGTCCGGCTGCCGCGCTTCGGGTCGGTCACCACGGGGGGCGTCCCGGGGGTGCGCGCGGTCGTCGACGGGTTCGCCTACCTGCGGCACCAGCCGGTGCTGCTGATGTCGTTCGTCGTCGACATCATCGCGATGGTCTTCGGCATGCCGCGTGCGCTGTTCCCGGAGATCGCGCACCTCGACTTCGGCGGGCCCGACGAGGGCGGCCTGGTGTTCGCGCTGCTCTTCGCCGCGATCCCGGCGGGCGCGGTGCTCGGCGGCGTCCTCAGCGGCTGGGTCTCGCGGATCGACCGCCAGGGACTCGCGGTGATCGTCTGCATCCTCGTGTGGGGCGGCGCGATGACCGGGTTCGGGCTCGCCGTCGGGCTCGCCGAGCACTGGCGCACCCCGATGCTGGTCGCGGCGCTGCTGATGCTCGTCGTCGGCGGCGCGGCCGACATGGCCTCGGCGGCGTTCCGCACCTCGATGCTGCTCACCGCCGCGACCGACGACATGCGGGGCCGGCTGCAGGGCGTCTTCATCGTGGTCGTCGCCGGCGGGCCGCGGGTCGCCGACGTCGCGCACGGCGCCTCGGCGGCCGCCGTCGGCACCGCGGCCGCGGCGGCGGGCGGCGGCGTCCTGGTCGTCGTCGGCACCGTGGTCGCCGCGCTCGCCGTCCCCGCGTTCGTGCGCTACCGGCTCAGCAGCGTGCGCTGA
- a CDS encoding sensor histidine kinase, whose translation MRRWWAGWTAGTEQDQVRRVDLYTRQSLYLLLWGTPLLVGVQAANTVPDDERRLLLAVAIGGLVLTAAAHRVLGDVVSLHPAYGPLPWRSMGPFLGLAAVGYVAVLPMPTEVRGFGVMVLWSALAWALGGLRDRRVSVPLVVALAVLPAAAARQLVLMPAFMLGALVIGGFFVFTVRVSLWMYSVVRELDRARVAREALAVAEERLRFSRDVHDVLGRRLSAIALQAELAASLARRGDPSAADRMLEVRGVAHEALREARELARGYGTTDLGQELEGARSLLRSAGIAVDLDVDGLPGPWHEAAGWVVRETVTNVLRHSAATRVDIGYDDGVLRVRNDRPTVPPGAAAVSGTGLRILADRLAPLGATLESGGDAEWFEVRVQLPTRAAEVPA comes from the coding sequence GTGAGGCGATGGTGGGCCGGCTGGACGGCGGGGACCGAGCAGGACCAGGTGCGCCGCGTCGACCTCTACACCCGCCAGTCGCTCTACCTGCTGCTCTGGGGCACCCCGCTGCTCGTCGGGGTGCAGGCGGCCAACACCGTCCCCGACGACGAGCGGCGGCTGCTGCTCGCGGTCGCGATCGGGGGCCTGGTCCTCACGGCCGCGGCGCACCGGGTGCTCGGCGACGTGGTCTCGCTGCACCCGGCGTACGGCCCGCTGCCGTGGCGCAGCATGGGGCCGTTCCTCGGCCTGGCCGCGGTCGGGTACGTCGCGGTGCTGCCGATGCCGACCGAGGTCCGCGGCTTCGGCGTGATGGTCCTCTGGTCGGCGCTGGCCTGGGCGCTGGGCGGGCTGCGCGACCGTCGCGTCTCGGTGCCGCTGGTCGTCGCCCTCGCGGTGCTGCCGGCGGCCGCCGCGCGCCAGCTCGTGCTGATGCCGGCGTTCATGCTCGGCGCGCTGGTGATCGGGGGCTTCTTCGTCTTCACGGTCCGGGTGTCGCTGTGGATGTACAGCGTGGTCCGCGAGCTCGACCGCGCCCGCGTCGCCCGCGAGGCGCTCGCCGTGGCCGAGGAGCGGCTGCGGTTCTCCCGCGACGTGCACGACGTGCTGGGCCGGCGGCTCTCGGCGATCGCGCTGCAGGCCGAGCTGGCCGCGTCGCTCGCGCGCCGCGGCGACCCCAGCGCCGCCGACCGGATGCTGGAGGTCCGCGGGGTGGCGCACGAGGCGCTGCGCGAGGCCCGCGAGCTGGCGCGCGGCTACGGCACGACCGACCTCGGCCAGGAGCTGGAGGGGGCGCGGTCGCTGCTGCGCTCGGCCGGCATCGCGGTCGACCTCGACGTCGACGGCCTGCCCGGGCCCTGGCACGAGGCCGCCGGGTGGGTGGTCCGCGAGACGGTCACCAACGTGCTGCGGCACTCGGCGGCGACCCGGGTGGACATCGGGTACGACGACGGCGTGCTGCGGGTGCGCAACGACCGGCCGACCGTGCCGCCGGGTGCGGCGGCCGTCTCCGGCACGGGGCTGCGGATCCTCGCCGACCGGCTCGCGCCGCTCGGCGCCACGCTGGAGTCCGGCGGGGACGCCGAGTGGTTCGAGGTGCGGGTGCAGCTGCCGACCCGCGCCGCGGAGGTGCCGGCGTGA
- a CDS encoding YciI family protein has translation MSEYLLSVHHDPADDERMAAMTPEEMQPVFEAVEAFNQKLQAEGAWIFAGGLMPIEQATTVDNTGAQPVVTDGPFAESKEYLGGFWVITVPDLDAALGWAKEGSRACRGKVEVRPFQAE, from the coding sequence ATGTCCGAGTACCTGCTGTCCGTCCACCACGACCCCGCCGACGACGAGCGGATGGCCGCGATGACCCCCGAGGAGATGCAGCCGGTCTTCGAGGCGGTGGAGGCGTTCAACCAGAAGCTGCAGGCCGAGGGCGCCTGGATCTTCGCCGGTGGCCTGATGCCGATCGAGCAGGCCACCACCGTCGACAACACCGGCGCGCAGCCGGTCGTCACCGACGGCCCCTTCGCGGAGTCCAAGGAGTACCTCGGCGGCTTCTGGGTGATCACGGTCCCCGACCTCGACGCCGCGCTGGGGTGGGCCAAGGAGGGGTCCCGGGCCTGCCGCGGCAAGGTCGAGGTCCGGCCGTTCCAGGCCGAGTGA